In Quercus robur chromosome 10, dhQueRobu3.1, whole genome shotgun sequence, a genomic segment contains:
- the LOC126703268 gene encoding cytochrome P450 CYP736A12-like, whose product MSPLTLAIFLLLLGSIIWTFMHKKGRKLVLPPGPRSLPIIGNFYMLGSLPHRALENLAKKYGPIMSLRLGHVPTIVVSSSQTAELFLKTHDTVFASRPIFQASKIIGMSKGIAFSEYGPYWRSLKKLVASQLLSASKIESFAPMRKELVGSLVQSLKKAAVAHEVVDLSEVVGKLIEESTRRMVFGRSHHDRFDLKALIAETLNLMGAFNLADYVPYLGALDLQGLTSRIKKLGKTLDVVLENIIQEHEQIPSGPQSCEKDFLDMLLSLMNQPMNAHDENSCKIDRRVIKAIIIDMITATYDTSAISIEWTISELLRHPRIMKHVQDELERVIGMNRMVEETDLANLTYLGMVIKESFRLHPVAPFLIPRESMEEIEINGYYIPKKSRVMINYWAIGRDPYVWSDNVKEFYPERFINNNIDLKGHDFQLIPFGSGRRGCPGLQLGLTTVTYVLAQLLHCFDWVLPNGMLPNDLDISEKFGLSMPRAKHLLAMPTYRLLG is encoded by the exons ATGTCTCCACTAACATTAGCCATTTTCCTGCTACTCCTTGGATCCATCATCTGGACATTCATGCACAAAAAAGGACGTAAACTAGTACTCCCACCGGGTCCCCGGTCTTTACccattattggtaatttttacATGTTGGGTAGCCTCCCACATCGTGCCCTCGAaaacttagccaaaaaataCGGACCCATCATGTCATTGAGGCTTGGCCATGTCCCAACTATTGTGGTCTCATCTTCCCAAACTGCTGAGCTATTTTTAAAGACCCATGACACCGTTTTTGCCAGCCGACCTATATTCCAAGCCTCAAAGATCATTGGTATGTCCAAAGGTATTGCTTTCTCCGAGTATGGTCCATATTGGCGCAGCCTTAAGAAACTCGTTGCGTCGCAGCTTCTGAGTGCTTCAAAAATAGAGTCATTTGCACCTATGAGGAAGGAGCTGGTAGGATCATTGGTACAGTCACTGAAAAAAGCTGCGGTAGCACATGAGGTTGTGGACCTTAGTGAGGTGGTGGGCAAACTCATTGAGGAATCAACACGTAGAATGGTATTTGGGCGAAGTCATCATGATAGATTCGACTTGAAGGCACTTATTGCGGAGACCTTGAACTTGATGGGAGCTTTCAATCTAGCAGATTATGTTCCTTACCTTGGGGCACTTGATCTACAG GGATTGACGTCGCGCATTAAGAAACTTGGCAAGACTCTTGATGTAGTATTGGAGAACATTATCCAGGAGCATGAACAAATTCCTAGTGGTCCACAAAGTTGTGAAAAGGACTTTTTAGACATGTTACTTTCTTTGATGAATCAACCCATGAATGCCCATGATGAGAATTCATGTAAAATTGATCGAAGAGTTATCAAGGCTATCATTATAGACATGATTACTGCTACATATGACACTTCAGCTATTAGCATTGAATGGACCATTTCTGAACTCTTGAGGCATCCACGGATAATGAAACATGTACAGGATGAGCTAGAACGTGTAATTGGAATGAATAGGATGGTGGAGGAAACAGATTTAGCAAATTTAACTTACTTGGGTATGGTGATTAAGGAAAGCTTCAGACTACATCCTGTTGCACCATTTCTAATCCCACGTGAATCAATGGAGGAGATTGAGATTAATGGATATTACATACCCAAGAAATCACGAGTAATGATAAATTATTGGGCTATTGGACGAGATCCTTATGTGTGGTCGGATAATGTGAAAGAATTTTACCCTGAAAggttcataaataataatatagaccTCAAGGGACATGACTTCCAGCTTATCCCATTTGGATCCGGTCGTAGAGGTTGCCCTGGATTACAATTAGGGCTTACGACCGTCACTTATGTTCTCGCTCAGTTGCTGCATTGTTTTGATTGGGTGCTCCCTAATGGCATGTTGCCTAATGATTTGGACATAAGTGAGAAGTTTGGGCTATCAATGCCAAGAGCCAAGCACTTACTTGCGATGCCAACCTATCGCCTACTTGGTTAA